CCCAGGAGGTGCTGATCGTGTCCCCTCCTTCCACCGCCACGACGAGTTCCACCGCCACCACGAGTCTGTCCCGCGACTACTTCGACGACACCTACGCCCGCCACGACGACCCGTGGGGCTTCACCAGCCGCTGGTACGAAGAACGGAAGCGCTCCGTCACCGTCGCGAGCCTCCCCCGCCCGAACTTCGCGAGCGCCCTCGAGATCGGCTGCTCGATCGGAGTCCTCACCGAGCAGCTCGCCCCGCGCACCGGTACCCTGCTCGCCGTCGACATCGCACCGGCAGCGATCGAGCGGGCCCGGGAGCGCCTGGCCGGGCATCCGAATGTGCACCTGGCGGTGGCGGATGTGGCCGAGACCTTCCCCTCCGGCGCCTTCGACCTCCTGCTGCTCAGCGAGGTCGGCTACTACTTGGACGTCCCCACCCTGCAGAACGTGTTAGCCGGCATCGCAGCGTCCCTCACCCCCGACGGCGTCTTCGTCGCCTGCCACTGGCGACACCCGGTCGCCGACTATCTGCAGACCGGTGACGGTGTGCACGAGCAGGTCGCCTCCGCGGCGACGACAGCCGGCTGGACTCTTCTCAGCCACCACCTCGAACGCGACTTCGTGCTCGACGTCTACTCTCCCGACCCCCGCTCGGTCGCCGAACAGACGGGTCTCGCATGACACCTCCCCGATCATCCAGAACCGACGACAGAACCGGCAACGGAGCCGGCACCGGCAGCGTCGACAGCACGGCCGGCACCGGCAGCATCGACAGCGTTGCCGTCGTCATTCCCGCCCGGAACGAGGAACAGCTGATCGCCCGCTGCCTGCGCTCGGTCGAGCAGGCGATCGCCCTCACCCGCTCGCGCCTCGGCGACGCCGGACCGAACATCGTCACCGTCGTCGCGGTCGACAGCAGCGGTGACGACACCGAGGCCATCGCCCGGTCGTTCCCGGGCGTGTCCGTGTTCACAGTGGACGCGAAGAGCGTCGGCGCCGCCCGGCGCGAGGGAGTCGATCTCGCTCTCGACGCCCTCGACCTGTTCGCGCATGGCGATGCCTCCCGCGTCTGGATCGCGAACACCGACGCCGACTCCGCCGTCCCCGCCACGTGGCTGCTCCACCAGCTCGACCTCGCCGCCGAGGGTGCGGACGTCGTCATCGGCACGGTGCGCCCCGACTTCGCCGATCTCAGCGCCCGGCAGGTCGAGGCGTGGCTCCGCCAGCACCCGCCGGGCGTGGCGAACGGCCACATCCACGGGGCCAACCTGGGATTCCGCGCCGACTTGTACATTCGCGCGGGCGGGTTCGCGCCGCTCAGCGAGCACGAAGACGTCGACCTCGTCGCGCGCCTGGCGGCTCTGGATGCCCGGACCGTCCCCACCGCGTCCGCCGAGGTGCTGACCTCCGGCCGCCAGGCGGGCCGCACCCCCGGCGGCTATGCGGGTTACCTCCGCACCGAGCTGGTCCCCCCGGCCTGACCAGCCCGCCCTCTCCCCGTTCGGCACCGCAACCCCGCCGCCCGCGCCGCGACCTCCCAGCCGTTTCGTCGTACGGTAGACCGTGACCAGAGTGACCAAGAAGCACGCGAACCCCACCTCCACCCAGCGACCGGCCGGAGCCACGCAACCGCCGACCGGAACCGTGCCCATCCGCACGAACGGCTACACCGATCTCCGCTCCTACGGGGCCATCGGCGACGGCCGCACCGTCGCCCTCATCGCCCTCGACGGCAGCATCGACTGGTTCCCCGTGCCGAACCTCAATGGCACCCCTGTCTTCGCGCGCCTCCTCGACGAGAGCGAGGGCGGTTCGCTGGAGCTCACCCCCACGCAGGCCTTCACGGCAAGCCGCCGCTACCTGCCCGGCACCAACGTGCTGGAGACCACGTTCACCACCGACACCGGCACCGCGGTGCTGACCGATGCGCTCGTCACCGGGTTCGCCGGCCGTCTGCCCTGGGCCGAGCTCGCCCGCCGCGTCGTCGGGGTGAAGGGCAGCGTGCGGTTCCGTTGGCGGGTCGCGCCGGGCACCTGCCTGTCGACCGCCAGCCCCTGGATCCAGAAGACCGCCCACGGCCCCGTCATCCGGGTCGACTCCGTCACCATCGCGGTGCGCGGCATCGACCACGGCCCGCGCGGCGGCGGAGACCGCGCCCTCGCCGGCCGGTTCACCACGAGCCCGAAGTCGCACCACGTGCTGGCCGTCGCCGGCACGTCGAACGAGCCCCTGCACATCCCGCAGCCCGAACTCACCGACAGCGGCATCGAGCGCACGGTCAAGAACTGGCAGCACTGGTCGGAGGAGTTCACCTACGACGGCCCCTGGAAGGACGCAGTCGAGCGGAGCGCCCTCGCCCTGAAGCTGCTGATCTTCAGCCCCACCGGAGCGATCGCGGCCGCCGCGACCACCTCTCTGCCCGAGAGTTCGCGGGGCGGCAAGAACTGGGACTACCGCTTCGCCTGGATCCGCGACCTCGCCTACACCGTGCACGCTCTCATCCGGTTCGGCCTCCGTGAGGAGACCCACGCCTCCGTCTCCTGGCTGCTGAAGACGATCCGCGCGAACGGTCCCGAACTGCACGTCTTCTACAGCCTCGACGGCGCACCCCCCGGCAGTGTCGAGAAGCACGACTCCACCGGCTGGCGGGATGCCGGCCCGGTGGTGACGGGCAATCCGGCCAGCGGCCAGCTGCAGCTCGGCGTCTTCGGCGACCTCTTCGACGTGATGCGGCTCTATGTCAAGGCCGGAAACGTGCTCGATTCGGAGACCGGACGGATGCTCGCGGGCGTCGCCGACCGCGCGTGCGACGACTGGCGCCGCCCCGATGCCGGCATCTGGGAGCTGGCGGACACCCGGCACTACACCTCCTCGAAGATGGGCTGCTGGCAAGCTCTGGATGCCGCGGTCGAACTCGCCGAGCTCGGCCAGATCCCGGGCGACCCGGCCCGCTGGCGATCCGAGAAGGGCATGATCCAGGAGTGGGTGCGGGAGCACTGCTGGTCGGAGACCCTGCAGAGCTACGTGATGTACCCGGGCAGCGAGGAGCTCGACGCAAGCGTGCTGCTGCACGCGACCAGCGGCTTCGACCGCGGCGAGCGGATGTCGCAGACGATCGACGCGATCCAGAAGGAGCTCGCCCGCGGCCCGCTCGTCTACCGGTACTCCGGCGCAGAGGCCGAGGAGGCCACGTTCGTCGCGTGCGCCTTCTGGCTCGCCTCCGCCCTCGTCTGCATCGGCCGTG
Above is a genomic segment from Subtercola boreus containing:
- a CDS encoding glycosyltransferase, which gives rise to MTPPRSSRTDDRTGNGAGTGSVDSTAGTGSIDSVAVVIPARNEEQLIARCLRSVEQAIALTRSRLGDAGPNIVTVVAVDSSGDDTEAIARSFPGVSVFTVDAKSVGAARREGVDLALDALDLFAHGDASRVWIANTDADSAVPATWLLHQLDLAAEGADVVIGTVRPDFADLSARQVEAWLRQHPPGVANGHIHGANLGFRADLYIRAGGFAPLSEHEDVDLVARLAALDARTVPTASAEVLTSGRQAGRTPGGYAGYLRTELVPPA
- a CDS encoding glycoside hydrolase family 15 protein — protein: MPIRTNGYTDLRSYGAIGDGRTVALIALDGSIDWFPVPNLNGTPVFARLLDESEGGSLELTPTQAFTASRRYLPGTNVLETTFTTDTGTAVLTDALVTGFAGRLPWAELARRVVGVKGSVRFRWRVAPGTCLSTASPWIQKTAHGPVIRVDSVTIAVRGIDHGPRGGGDRALAGRFTTSPKSHHVLAVAGTSNEPLHIPQPELTDSGIERTVKNWQHWSEEFTYDGPWKDAVERSALALKLLIFSPTGAIAAAATTSLPESSRGGKNWDYRFAWIRDLAYTVHALIRFGLREETHASVSWLLKTIRANGPELHVFYSLDGAPPGSVEKHDSTGWRDAGPVVTGNPASGQLQLGVFGDLFDVMRLYVKAGNVLDSETGRMLAGVADRACDDWRRPDAGIWELADTRHYTSSKMGCWQALDAAVELAELGQIPGDPARWRSEKGMIQEWVREHCWSETLQSYVMYPGSEELDASVLLHATSGFDRGERMSQTIDAIQKELARGPLVYRYSGAEAEEATFVACAFWLASALVCIGRADESVALMDELIGLSNDVGLYSEMIDADDLSFLGNLPQGLSHLALINAAITIEELTRDK